The Anabaena sp. WA102 genome contains a region encoding:
- a CDS encoding DUF4351 domain-containing protein, translating to MSFDNVCKLLAEKYPFDFAKWLLPQAPKTIKVLKTELSIEPIRADFVTFLQTENRILHIEFQTNPQSKPPIPFRELDYSVRLIRTYQVPVTQVVIFLQETNDPIVFTEEYINETTRHRYRVIRMWEQDSALFLNNLALLPLAPLTQTNSPQSLLSQIANNVAKIADRETKQNIAAYTEILAGLRFEKDFIRQLLSEDIMQESVIYQDILQKGERIGEQRGEQRGELKGELKFCLFLLNQRFGEIDSLIVEKVKGLPVEQLENLGAALFNISEVADLVTWLNQQDHQN from the coding sequence ATGAGTTTTGACAACGTTTGTAAACTACTAGCAGAAAAATATCCCTTTGATTTTGCTAAATGGTTACTTCCCCAAGCACCAAAAACCATCAAAGTCTTAAAAACCGAATTGAGTATAGAACCAATTCGCGCTGATTTTGTCACCTTCTTACAAACAGAAAATCGGATTTTACATATTGAATTTCAAACCAACCCACAATCTAAACCTCCAATTCCTTTTAGAGAGTTAGACTATTCAGTGAGATTAATCCGTACATATCAAGTTCCTGTAACCCAAGTAGTGATTTTCCTGCAAGAAACAAATGATCCAATTGTTTTTACTGAAGAATATATTAACGAAACAACACGACACCGTTATCGTGTAATCAGAATGTGGGAACAAGATTCAGCTTTATTTCTCAATAATCTGGCATTATTACCATTAGCACCATTAACACAGACAAATTCACCTCAAAGCCTATTATCCCAGATTGCCAATAATGTTGCTAAAATTGCAGATAGGGAGACTAAACAGAATATTGCCGCTTACACAGAGATTTTAGCAGGTTTGCGATTTGAGAAAGACTTTATTCGTCAATTGTTAAGTGAGGATATTATGCAAGAATCAGTCATTTATCAGGACATTTTGCAGAAGGGAGAAAGAATTGGAGAACAAAGAGGAGAACAAAGAGGAGAACTGAAAGGAGAACTGAAATTTTGCTTATTTTTACTTAATCAACGGTTTGGAGAAATTGACTCTTTAATAGTTGAAAAAGTCAAAGGTTTACCTGTTGAACAGTTAGAAAATTTAGGTGCTGCGTTGTTTAATATTTCTGAAGTTGCTGATTTAGTAACTTGGTTAAATCAACAAGATCATCAGAACTAA
- a CDS encoding DUF4351 domain-containing protein — protein MQESVIYQDILQKGERIGEQRGEVKFCLRLLNQRFGEIDSLIVEKVKGLPVEQLENLGAALFNISEVADLVTWLNQQDH, from the coding sequence ATGCAAGAATCAGTCATTTATCAGGACATTTTGCAGAAGGGAGAAAGAATTGGAGAACAAAGAGGAGAAGTTAAATTTTGTCTACGTTTACTTAATCAACGGTTTGGGGAAATTGATTCTTTAATAGTTGAAAAAGTCAAAGGTTTACCTGTTGAACAGTTAGAAAATTTAGGTGCTGCATTGTTTAATATTTCTGAAGTTGCTGATTTAGTAACTTGGTTAAATCAACAAGATCATTAG
- a CDS encoding NblA/ycf18 family protein: MNQRTELSLEQQFSIRSFATQVQHMSHEQAQDFLVKLYEQMVVREATYQEMLKHQWGLESDPNMA, translated from the coding sequence ATGAATCAACGAACTGAACTATCTTTGGAACAGCAATTTAGCATTCGCTCCTTTGCTACACAAGTCCAACACATGAGCCACGAACAAGCTCAGGATTTTTTGGTCAAACTTTATGAGCAAATGGTCGTCCGTGAAGCAACTTACCAAGAAATGCTCAAACACCAATGGGGTCTAGAATCAGATCCCAATATGGCATAG
- a CDS encoding bifunctional serine/threonine-protein kinase/formylglycine-generating enzyme family protein yields the protein MICCLNPDCSQAINPDHNKFCQSCRTPLIPLLINRFRVLRVLSAEGGFGRTYLAEDSQKLNETCVIKQLAPKQSGTYALKKATELFIEEAKRLQDLGEHPQITMLFAYFEDNGFLYLVQQFIKGDNLLDELKQKGKYNENQIRELLLDLLPSLKFIHERQVIHRDIKPQNIMRRASDRKLVLIDFGASKQLTTTVHTQIGTRIGTHGYSPLEQIQLGEAYRASDLFALGATCFHLLTGVHPFNLWTRNGFSWVNNWQQHLSVSVSQELGQILDKLLKIEIQERYQSADEVIKDLQIPPTVYVPPGGNQIPRNQILGNSGSSQNQISQHQISGNSPTTINRRGFIYRGLFLGGITVAFVGQSLFPGKKNQTSISDTATPENTPTPENTTSSNNLKTFSFEVVSTNARGNITNRRKESAKYFTEDLGNGVTLEMVEIPGGTFIMGSPENEARRNSTESPQHQVTVPSFFMGKYQLTQAQYQAIMGGNPSAFKGNNRPVERVSWNDAVKFCEKLSQKTGKNYKLPSEAEWEYACRAGTTTPFYFGESITTDLVNYDGNYTYVSAPEGKNRQQTTDVGSFPPNASGLYDMHGNVWEWCLDDYIDNYSDAPRDGIALTGRSDVKLLRDGSWFNGLANCRSAFRYPYTLDFGNDIVGFRVVCSGAART from the coding sequence ATGATCTGCTGTTTAAACCCGGATTGTTCCCAAGCTATCAACCCTGATCATAACAAGTTCTGTCAAAGTTGCAGAACCCCGTTAATACCATTATTAATCAATCGCTTTCGAGTATTGCGGGTGCTTTCTGCTGAAGGTGGTTTTGGGAGAACCTATTTAGCGGAAGATAGCCAGAAACTCAATGAAACTTGTGTAATCAAGCAACTTGCACCTAAACAGTCAGGAACTTACGCTTTAAAAAAAGCCACAGAATTATTTATTGAAGAAGCTAAACGCTTACAAGATTTAGGAGAACACCCGCAAATAACAATGCTGTTTGCTTATTTTGAAGATAATGGTTTTCTCTATTTAGTACAACAGTTTATTAAAGGGGATAATTTATTAGATGAATTAAAACAAAAGGGTAAATATAACGAAAATCAAATTCGGGAATTATTACTAGATTTATTACCATCTTTAAAGTTTATTCATGAGCGCCAGGTTATTCATCGGGATATTAAACCACAGAATATCATGCGCCGAGCCAGTGATCGTAAGTTGGTATTAATTGATTTTGGGGCATCGAAACAATTAACTACCACAGTTCACACCCAAATAGGAACACGAATAGGTACTCATGGTTATAGTCCACTGGAACAAATTCAGCTTGGTGAAGCTTATCGAGCCAGTGATTTATTTGCTTTAGGTGCAACTTGTTTTCATCTTTTAACAGGGGTTCATCCTTTTAATTTATGGACAAGAAATGGTTTTAGTTGGGTGAATAATTGGCAACAACATTTATCTGTTTCTGTGAGTCAGGAATTGGGGCAAATTTTAGATAAGTTGTTGAAAATTGAGATTCAAGAACGGTATCAATCTGCGGATGAGGTCATCAAAGATTTACAAATTCCTCCTACAGTTTATGTACCTCCAGGGGGAAATCAAATTCCTCGAAATCAAATTTTGGGAAATTCTGGAAGTTCTCAAAATCAAATTTCTCAACATCAAATTTCGGGAAATTCTCCAACTACAATCAATCGTCGCGGTTTTATCTATCGAGGATTATTTTTAGGTGGTATAACTGTCGCATTTGTAGGACAAAGTTTATTTCCTGGGAAGAAAAATCAAACCTCAATTTCAGATACAGCAACTCCTGAAAATACACCAACACCTGAGAATACAACTTCCTCAAATAACCTGAAAACCTTTAGTTTTGAAGTGGTCAGCACTAACGCACGGGGAAATATCACCAACCGACGCAAGGAAAGCGCGAAATACTTTACAGAAGACTTAGGAAATGGTGTGACATTGGAAATGGTGGAAATCCCAGGAGGAACATTTATCATGGGTTCACCGGAAAACGAAGCAAGAAGGAATTCAACCGAAAGTCCCCAACATCAAGTTACTGTTCCTAGTTTCTTCATGGGAAAATATCAATTGACACAGGCACAATATCAAGCTATCATGGGTGGTAACCCTTCTGCATTCAAAGGCAATAATCGCCCAGTTGAACGAGTCAGTTGGAATGATGCAGTTAAATTCTGTGAAAAGTTAAGTCAAAAAACAGGAAAAAACTATAAATTACCCAGTGAAGCTGAATGGGAGTATGCTTGTAGAGCCGGAACTACTACACCGTTTTATTTTGGTGAAAGCATAACCACTGATTTGGTAAACTATGATGGTAATTACACCTATGTTTCTGCACCAGAAGGCAAAAACCGTCAACAAACCACAGATGTAGGTTCTTTTCCCCCTAACGCTTCTGGTTTGTATGATATGCACGGTAATGTGTGGGAATGGTGTTTGGATGATTATATAGATAATTATAGTGATGCGCCTAGAGACGGTATTGCTTTGACAGGACGAAGCGATGTAAAACTGCTGCGCGATGGTTCGTGGTTCAACGGTCTTGCTAATTGCCGTTCTGCTTTTCGCTACCCCTACACTCTCGACTTCGGCAACGACATTGTTGGTTTTCGGGTTGTGTGTAGTGGTGCGGCGAGGACTTAG
- a CDS encoding AlbA family DNA-binding domain-containing protein, whose protein sequence is MNTEKRKGLKEAFAVFFENPSRDSLRKLLVDHTGEHDDLDFKSALITPPILAKHIIAMANKAGGVIVFGVKETENGKFESVGIGLNDKTHFLRDINAYVPDKLSYEVIDFNFNEIEYTEIKGKSFRVVIIEYSPEYIPFLSKKDGEGIKKNLIYVRKNASSETADYNDLQDIFNRRLETSFSSAREISLTEHFKELKEIYSLINRGWWYEDFGFPVPPPDYYDDYPFMEFVANPKYPKEDYDDFVVRMLNLKKSVIESIIKSDKFFR, encoded by the coding sequence ATGAATACTGAAAAAAGAAAAGGACTTAAAGAAGCTTTTGCAGTGTTTTTTGAAAATCCCAGTCGTGATTCACTACGTAAATTATTAGTTGATCATACTGGTGAACATGATGATTTAGATTTTAAAAGTGCATTAATTACTCCGCCAATTTTAGCCAAGCATATTATCGCAATGGCAAATAAAGCTGGTGGTGTAATTGTCTTTGGAGTTAAGGAAACAGAGAATGGAAAATTTGAGTCTGTAGGAATTGGATTAAATGATAAAACTCATTTTTTAAGAGATATTAATGCTTATGTACCTGATAAATTAAGTTATGAGGTAATTGATTTTAATTTTAATGAAATTGAGTATACAGAAATAAAAGGTAAATCATTTCGAGTAGTTATTATTGAATATTCACCGGAATATATTCCTTTTCTGTCTAAAAAAGATGGGGAAGGTATCAAGAAAAATTTGATCTATGTTCGGAAAAATGCCAGTTCAGAAACGGCTGACTATAACGATTTGCAAGATATTTTTAATCGTAGGTTAGAAACAAGTTTTTCATCTGCCAGAGAAATATCACTAACAGAGCATTTTAAAGAGCTAAAAGAGATTTATTCATTGATAAACAGAGGCTGGTGGTATGAGGATTTTGGGTTTCCTGTTCCTCCTCCAGATTATTATGATGATTATCCCTTTATGGAATTTGTAGCTAATCCTAAATATCCAAAAGAAGATTATGATGATTTTGTAGTGAGAATGTTAAATTTAAAAAAATCAGTAATCGAATCAATAATAAAATCTGATAAATTTTTTAGATAA
- the argZ gene encoding bifunctional arginine dihydrolase/ornithine cyclodeaminase, with product MVSQIRFLMCAPDHYDVDYVINPWMEGNIHKSSRDRAVEQWNKLYHVIKDHAIVDLVAPEKGWPDMVFSANAGLVLGENVVLSRFLHKERQGEEPYFQQWFEQNGFNVYTLPKDLPFEGAGDALLDREGRWLWAGYGFRSELDSHPYLAKWLDIEVISLRLMDERFYHLDTCFCPLANGYLLYYPGAFDSYSNRVIEMRVAPEKRIAIEEADAVNFACNAVNVDSIVIMNKASDNLKSRLAEVGFQVIETPLTEFLKAGGAAKCLTLRVTEPIGEEIHANVSVESRVIRMEGHLLDAGLINRALDLIVEMGGSFQVLKFNLGEQRQSTSAAEVRVSAPSHEVMEEIISQLIDLGAVDLPQDERDSKLEPVIQAGVAPDDFYVSTIYPTEVRVNGEWLKVQNQRMDGAIAISTTANGIVAKCKLLRDLEIGDKVVVDVLGIRTVRKAESREQRNSQEFSFMSSGVSSERRVELVVEQVAWELRKIKDSGGKVVVTAGPVVIHTGGGEHLCRLVREGYVQGLLGGNAIAVHDMEQNLLGTSLGVDMKRGVAVRGGHRHHLKVINIVRRFGSIAKAVEAGVVKSGVMYECVKNNIPFSLAGSIRDDGPLPDTQMNLILAQQEYSKIIEGADMILMLSSMLHSIGVGNMTPAGVKMVCVDINPAVVTKLSDRGSIESVGVVTDVGLFLSLLTQQLDKLTSPYVANVG from the coding sequence ATGGTTTCCCAAATTCGTTTTTTGATGTGCGCTCCTGACCATTATGATGTGGATTATGTGATTAATCCTTGGATGGAAGGGAATATTCATAAGTCCTCACGCGATCGCGCTGTGGAGCAATGGAATAAATTATACCATGTAATTAAAGATCATGCCATTGTTGATTTAGTTGCCCCCGAAAAAGGTTGGCCTGATATGGTATTCAGTGCTAACGCGGGTTTAGTCCTCGGTGAAAACGTTGTTCTCAGCCGCTTTTTACATAAAGAACGCCAAGGAGAAGAACCGTATTTTCAACAGTGGTTTGAACAAAATGGTTTTAATGTTTACACACTTCCCAAAGACCTCCCCTTTGAAGGTGCTGGTGATGCACTCCTAGACCGAGAAGGACGCTGGTTGTGGGCTGGATATGGTTTCCGGTCAGAATTAGATTCTCACCCCTACCTGGCTAAATGGCTGGACATTGAGGTGATTTCTCTGCGCTTAATGGATGAGCGTTTTTATCACCTGGATACCTGCTTTTGTCCTTTGGCAAATGGTTATTTGCTGTATTATCCTGGCGCGTTTGATTCCTACTCTAACCGCGTGATTGAAATGCGCGTCGCACCGGAAAAGCGGATTGCTATTGAAGAAGCTGATGCTGTTAACTTTGCTTGTAATGCGGTGAATGTTGATAGCATCGTGATTATGAACAAAGCTAGTGATAATTTAAAATCACGGTTAGCGGAAGTTGGTTTCCAAGTTATTGAAACCCCGTTAACAGAATTTCTCAAAGCTGGTGGTGCGGCTAAATGCTTGACTTTGCGGGTAACAGAACCCATAGGTGAGGAAATTCACGCTAATGTATCTGTAGAAAGTCGTGTCATTCGCATGGAAGGACACCTTCTCGATGCAGGTTTGATTAACCGCGCTTTAGATTTGATTGTAGAAATGGGGGGAAGTTTCCAAGTTCTCAAATTCAACTTGGGAGAACAACGTCAAAGTACATCTGCGGCGGAAGTCAGGGTATCTGCACCATCTCACGAAGTGATGGAAGAAATTATCTCCCAGTTAATTGATTTGGGTGCAGTTGATTTACCCCAAGACGAACGAGATTCTAAGTTAGAACCTGTGATCCAAGCGGGTGTTGCTCCTGATGATTTCTATGTCAGCACGATTTATCCCACTGAAGTCAGGGTAAATGGAGAATGGCTGAAGGTGCAAAATCAACGCATGGATGGGGCGATCGCTATTTCCACAACTGCTAATGGTATAGTAGCAAAATGCAAACTCCTCCGGGATTTAGAAATCGGCGACAAAGTAGTTGTGGATGTTTTAGGTATTCGCACCGTTCGCAAAGCTGAATCACGCGAACAACGCAATTCCCAAGAGTTCAGCTTTATGTCTTCTGGAGTTTCCAGCGAGAGACGAGTGGAATTAGTCGTGGAACAGGTGGCTTGGGAATTACGTAAAATTAAGGATAGCGGCGGTAAAGTAGTTGTTACGGCAGGTCCTGTGGTGATTCATACAGGTGGTGGTGAACATCTCTGTCGCTTAGTTCGAGAAGGCTATGTACAGGGACTTTTGGGCGGAAATGCGATCGCTGTTCATGATATGGAACAAAACCTGCTGGGAACATCCCTGGGTGTGGATATGAAGCGGGGCGTGGCTGTGCGTGGTGGACATAGACATCATTTAAAAGTCATTAATATCGTCCGCCGTTTTGGTAGCATTGCTAAAGCTGTAGAAGCGGGAGTGGTGAAAAGTGGGGTGATGTATGAATGTGTGAAAAATAACATTCCCTTTTCTCTCGCTGGTTCAATTCGGGATGATGGTCCGTTACCCGATACCCAAATGAACTTGATTTTAGCACAACAGGAGTATTCTAAAATCATTGAAGGTGCAGACATGATTTTGATGCTGTCTTCCATGCTGCATTCTATTGGGGTGGGAAATATGACTCCCGCAGGTGTGAAGATGGTTTGTGTGGACATTAACCCGGCTGTGGTGACAAAATTGAGCGATCGCGGTTCAATAGAATCTGTAGGTGTGGTGACTGATGTGGGTTTGTTCCTCAGTCTGTTAACTCAGCAATTGGATAAGTTAACAAGTCCTTATGTTGCTAATGTAGGTTAA
- a CDS encoding type II toxin-antitoxin system HicB family antitoxin: MQMLIRLKIEKFIEDEQEYFVATSDDLQGLLAEGKTVQEAIEIAEDVAKVLLELEKEKNHNFHLQDLPSQFEYPLIMEV, translated from the coding sequence ATGCAAATGCTAATTCGACTAAAAATTGAAAAATTTATTGAAGATGAACAAGAATATTTTGTAGCTACAAGTGATGATTTACAAGGTTTATTGGCAGAAGGTAAAACAGTACAAGAAGCTATAGAAATTGCTGAAGATGTAGCTAAGGTATTATTGGAATTGGAGAAAGAAAAAAATCATAATTTTCATTTACAAGATTTACCTTCTCAATTTGAATATCCGTTAATTATGGAGGTATAA